A portion of the Edaphobacter lichenicola genome contains these proteins:
- a CDS encoding PEP-CTERM sorting domain-containing protein, with the protein MASLVSTSARADTFSFSFSGIFFSGSGTFTATEVGHTNSYDVTGVTGNVKSGGSTSAITSVLGVDGFRNNDNELIFPLVYPGLGFGTKFFDSNGVSFSLANGNEVNLNGIWDIEGPAKEFDLPQFDSVSVTENSPVPEPSSLALFGIGIMGVAGAIRRRLAV; encoded by the coding sequence TTGGCTTCTCTTGTATCCACCTCTGCCCGCGCCGATACGTTCAGCTTTAGCTTCTCAGGAATTTTCTTTTCCGGCTCCGGCACGTTTACCGCGACAGAGGTGGGTCACACCAATAGTTATGACGTTACCGGCGTTACAGGCAACGTGAAGTCAGGAGGATCAACCTCCGCCATCACGTCCGTTCTGGGAGTGGATGGATTTAGAAACAACGATAACGAATTGATCTTTCCCTTGGTTTATCCGGGTCTGGGTTTTGGAACGAAGTTTTTCGACTCCAACGGCGTCTCTTTTTCGCTAGCCAATGGAAACGAAGTCAATCTGAACGGCATTTGGGACATCGAAGGACCTGCGAAGGAGTTCGATCTCCCACAATTTGACTCGGTCAGCGTAACCGAGAACTCTCCGGTTCCTGAACCAAGCAGCCTAGCACTGTTTGGCATAGGAATCATGGGAGTCGCCGGAGCAATTCGACGGCGTCTTGCTGTCTAA
- a CDS encoding PEP-CTERM sorting domain-containing protein, translating to MTRLSLALCSLVLAALPSTAAFADPVSFNFSFSNADYSGSGVLTADATSAAGVYQIVGVTGDVVIGKTTDAISGLLATGAFPADGPNDNLLFFPELPTPFGAFDASGVSFTLANGAGKLNLFLEDGEDLKLTGGKQDEQAGVITVTEASPVPEPGSLALLGTGVLGLAGMVRRRLFT from the coding sequence ATGACGCGGCTCTCGCTTGCACTGTGCAGTCTTGTTCTGGCTGCTCTGCCCTCCACTGCTGCCTTCGCTGACCCGGTCAGCTTCAACTTCAGCTTCAGCAATGCGGACTACTCCGGGTCTGGTGTGTTGACCGCGGATGCAACAAGCGCCGCTGGTGTTTATCAGATTGTTGGCGTGACCGGCGATGTTGTCATCGGCAAAACAACTGACGCGATCTCGGGATTGCTCGCGACGGGGGCGTTCCCGGCGGATGGCCCTAACGACAACCTGCTTTTCTTTCCTGAGCTGCCGACTCCGTTTGGCGCGTTTGACGCTTCTGGCGTCTCTTTTACGCTGGCGAACGGTGCGGGCAAGTTGAATCTGTTCTTGGAAGATGGCGAAGACCTCAAGCTGACTGGCGGCAAACAGGACGAACAGGCCGGGGTAATTACGGTGACCGAAGCGTCTCCCGTGCCTGAGCCTGGATCGCTGGCGCTGTTGGGAACGGGCGTGTTGGGACTGGCTGGAATGGTCCGCCGCAGACTCTTCACATAG
- a CDS encoding cold-shock protein: MEQGTVKWFNDAKGFGFISRQNGEDVFVHYSAINSNGFKSLQEGQAVQFNVVKGPKGWQASDVQPL, encoded by the coding sequence ATGGAACAGGGAACAGTGAAGTGGTTTAACGATGCCAAGGGGTTTGGCTTTATCAGCCGTCAGAACGGCGAGGATGTATTCGTACACTACTCGGCGATCAATTCGAACGGTTTCAAGAGCCTTCAAGAGGGCCAGGCTGTACAGTTCAACGTGGTAAAGGGACCCAAGGGTTGGCAGGCGTCTGACGTTCAGCCTCTCTAG
- the mutL gene encoding DNA mismatch repair endonuclease MutL, with amino-acid sequence MGRIRILSDLVANQIAAGEVVERPASVVKELLENSLDAAATRIRIEVEAGGRKLIRISDNGHGMVRDDALLAFERHATSKLRTADELLSIATLGFRGEALPSIASVARLLLETRVAEEPSGTLVEIAGGNILSVEDAGLPVGTTITINDLFFNTPARRKFLKSEQTELSHIAALVTHYALVHPTKHFELHSATQALLIAPAVANAADRLFQIFGKDTSSYMLPTTAELDFTRAGLPEPPPWKRDLDYTPPDPGYLRLTGFVSKPELQKLNRNSIYLFVNQRLIRDKLILHAISEAYRNILPPTSFPVTLLYLEMPPQEVDVNVHPAKTEVRFRQPSFVHDFVRDTIRTTLIQARPAASFATALQNGPHGVSSSLLIDVSPLPGPPDGNVSIENGSLSDGAPNNGRHPEHSEGSLYFLGVGTDQTADPLFHPGQTKNFPHSEPYNPDDTAAFNSEPIKSPTYNLAAPIVPPSPGRFAFSGHSIPVGYDSTQTDSTYEAAPQQADTLTALSTLKPIGQFRDSFILATNEEGLWIIDQHVAHERILFEKVLRERDTEQIQRQRLLMPLLIDLLPAQMITFTEIADELDRNGFEAEPFGPRTLAVKAAPVGLEGRELEQMLEEVLAIPDRNRQTENAEARRRRIAASIACHAAIKINQPLESSKIEWLLDALGKTEHPTACPHGRPIALRYSYKDIAKAFQRI; translated from the coding sequence ATGGGCCGCATCCGTATCCTCTCCGACCTCGTGGCGAACCAGATCGCCGCCGGCGAAGTCGTCGAACGTCCCGCCTCCGTCGTCAAAGAGCTCCTCGAAAACTCCCTCGACGCCGCAGCCACCCGCATCCGCATCGAAGTTGAAGCTGGTGGCCGCAAGCTCATCCGCATCTCCGACAACGGCCACGGCATGGTCAGGGACGACGCCCTCCTCGCCTTCGAGCGCCACGCCACCTCCAAGCTCCGCACCGCCGACGAGCTCCTCTCCATCGCCACCCTAGGCTTCCGCGGCGAAGCTCTGCCGTCTATCGCCAGCGTTGCCCGCCTTCTCCTCGAAACCCGCGTCGCCGAAGAACCCTCCGGCACCCTGGTAGAGATCGCCGGCGGCAACATCCTCAGCGTGGAAGACGCAGGTCTGCCCGTCGGCACAACCATTACCATCAACGACCTCTTCTTCAACACCCCCGCCCGGCGCAAATTCCTCAAGTCCGAGCAGACCGAACTCTCCCACATCGCCGCGCTCGTCACCCACTACGCTCTCGTCCACCCCACCAAACACTTCGAACTCCACTCCGCCACCCAAGCCCTCCTCATCGCTCCCGCAGTGGCCAACGCCGCCGACCGTCTCTTCCAGATCTTCGGGAAAGACACCAGCAGCTACATGCTCCCCACCACTGCCGAGCTGGACTTCACCCGCGCCGGTCTCCCTGAACCCCCACCCTGGAAGCGCGACCTCGACTACACTCCACCCGATCCCGGCTACCTCCGCCTCACCGGCTTCGTCTCCAAGCCCGAACTGCAAAAGCTTAACCGCAACTCCATCTACCTCTTCGTCAACCAGCGCCTCATCCGCGACAAACTCATCCTCCACGCCATCTCCGAGGCCTATCGCAACATCCTTCCGCCCACATCCTTTCCCGTCACCCTCCTTTACCTCGAGATGCCCCCACAAGAGGTAGACGTCAACGTTCATCCCGCCAAGACTGAAGTCCGCTTCCGCCAGCCCAGCTTCGTTCACGACTTCGTCCGCGACACCATCCGCACCACGCTCATTCAGGCACGTCCAGCGGCCAGCTTCGCGACCGCCTTGCAAAACGGTCCTCACGGCGTATCAAGCTCTCTCCTCATCGACGTCAGTCCACTCCCCGGCCCTCCCGATGGAAATGTCTCCATAGAAAACGGCTCCTTAAGTGACGGCGCTCCGAATAACGGTCGTCATCCTGAGCACAGCGAAGGATCCCTGTATTTTTTAGGTGTAGGAACAGATCAAACGGCGGATCCCCTCTTCCATCCAGGCCAGACAAAAAACTTCCCTCACTCCGAACCTTACAACCCAGACGACACCGCAGCGTTCAACTCTGAACCAATAAAATCTCCCACCTATAACCTCGCCGCACCCATCGTGCCACCGTCCCCAGGCCGCTTCGCCTTCTCTGGCCACTCCATCCCCGTCGGCTACGACTCCACCCAAACCGACTCCACCTACGAAGCTGCCCCGCAACAAGCCGACACCCTCACCGCTTTATCCACTCTCAAGCCAATCGGTCAGTTCCGTGACTCATTCATCCTCGCCACCAACGAAGAAGGCCTCTGGATCATCGACCAGCATGTAGCGCACGAGCGCATCCTCTTCGAAAAAGTCTTACGCGAGCGCGACACCGAGCAGATCCAGCGTCAGCGCCTCCTTATGCCGCTCCTGATCGACCTCCTCCCCGCACAGATGATCACCTTCACCGAGATCGCCGACGAACTCGACCGCAACGGATTCGAAGCCGAGCCCTTCGGCCCCCGCACCCTGGCCGTCAAAGCAGCTCCCGTAGGCCTTGAAGGACGCGAGCTGGAGCAGATGCTCGAAGAGGTCCTCGCTATCCCCGACCGCAACCGCCAAACGGAGAACGCCGAGGCCCGCCGTCGTCGCATAGCCGCCAGCATCGCCTGCCACGCGGCAATCAAAATAAACCAACCCCTCGAGTCCTCAAAGATCGAGTGGCTTCTCGACGCCCTTGGAAAAACCGAGCATCCAACAGCCTGCCCGCATGGCCGTCCAATCGCTCTGCGTTACTCCTACAAAGACATCGCGAAGGCATTCCAGCGCATCTAG
- the cmk gene encoding (d)CMP kinase gives MTQSHEDSAPATPPETKKRQRPVIAIDGPAGAGKSTLAAHLARRFGFLNLETGAMYRALALKAIENDYAFDEEAPLMDLAAHTRITLEPQLEGNRVLLDGMDVSRRIRETDVTSAASQVSVHPHLRAWMVQQQRALGEAGGVVMEGRDIGTAVFPDAEVKIFLDAAPEVRGNRRYRQAAPESHTNQPTARQNSARQAPDPITAEQQRLAEEAILRDLKERDYRDRHRAESPLQPAPDSVILDSTAMTLDQVLAKAEEIVRSHLKA, from the coding sequence ATGACGCAGTCGCACGAAGACTCCGCACCCGCAACGCCGCCTGAAACCAAAAAACGCCAGCGCCCCGTCATCGCCATCGACGGGCCCGCTGGCGCCGGCAAAAGCACCCTCGCCGCCCACCTCGCCCGCCGCTTCGGCTTTCTCAACCTCGAGACCGGCGCCATGTATCGCGCCCTCGCCCTTAAAGCCATCGAAAACGACTACGCCTTCGACGAAGAAGCTCCCCTCATGGACCTCGCCGCCCACACCCGCATCACCCTCGAGCCGCAACTCGAAGGCAACCGCGTCCTCCTCGACGGCATGGACGTCTCCCGCCGCATCCGCGAGACCGACGTCACCTCCGCCGCCTCCCAGGTCTCCGTTCATCCTCACCTTCGCGCCTGGATGGTCCAGCAGCAGCGCGCACTCGGCGAGGCCGGCGGCGTCGTCATGGAGGGCCGCGACATCGGCACCGCCGTCTTCCCCGATGCTGAGGTAAAGATCTTCCTCGATGCCGCCCCCGAAGTTCGCGGCAACCGCCGCTATCGTCAGGCAGCCCCCGAATCCCACACCAACCAGCCCACCGCCCGGCAGAACTCTGCACGTCAGGCCCCTGACCCCATTACGGCCGAGCAGCAGCGCCTCGCCGAAGAGGCCATCCTTCGCGACCTCAAAGAGCGCGACTACCGCGATCGCCACCGCGCCGAATCGCCCCTTCAACCTGCTCCCGACTCAGTCATCCTCGACTCTACGGCGATGACCCTCGATCAGGTCCTCGCCAAGGCCGAAGAGATCGTTCGTTCCCACCTCAAAGCGTGA
- the pyk gene encoding pyruvate kinase, producing the protein MSNVAPFATLERGRRAKIVATLGPASSTPEIFRQLVRAGLDVARLNFSHGSHEQKADLIRMVRKISKEERKPICILADLQGPKIRTGKLKGHKPVQLVAGKRLTITPREIEGNASLVGTTFKTLAENLEPGSRILLSDGLIELRVESVKGVDVTCEIVNGGMLGENKGINLPGIAVNVPSLTEKDEEDLIFAIGQGVDTVAVSFVRTADDVRHVKNRLAALKSDAWVIAKLEKPQAIEHLDSILEVTDAIMVARGDLGVEVPPEKVPAIQKHIIRRAAEYRKPVITATQMLESMIDNPRPTRAEASDVANAIYDGTDSVMLSAESAAGKYPVEAVAMMAKIITETEHQIRIDPPRALGHHPSVRLSIAETICECMSHAADDLDVAAIAIFTETGMTARLLSKYHPDPPIFALSPFEKVINRSMLLWGTYPILCARFRDTDKLVNMAEQILETEGHVHQRQIVGIVAGTRTKSGATNFMRLHMVGDRDTETHKTKPKKKKTK; encoded by the coding sequence ATGTCCAATGTTGCCCCCTTTGCCACACTGGAGCGCGGTCGCCGCGCCAAAATCGTCGCTACCCTCGGCCCAGCCTCAAGTACACCTGAGATCTTCCGCCAGCTCGTCCGCGCTGGCCTCGACGTCGCTCGCCTCAACTTCTCCCATGGCAGCCACGAGCAAAAGGCAGATCTCATCCGCATGGTCCGCAAAATCTCGAAGGAGGAGCGCAAGCCCATCTGCATCCTCGCCGATCTGCAGGGGCCCAAGATTCGCACCGGCAAGCTCAAAGGACATAAACCCGTCCAGCTCGTAGCCGGGAAGCGCCTCACTATCACCCCGCGCGAGATCGAGGGCAACGCCTCCCTCGTTGGCACCACCTTCAAGACCCTCGCTGAAAACCTCGAGCCAGGCTCCCGGATCCTGCTCTCGGACGGCCTCATCGAGCTGCGCGTCGAGTCCGTCAAAGGCGTCGACGTCACCTGCGAGATCGTCAACGGCGGGATGCTCGGCGAAAATAAGGGCATCAACCTCCCCGGCATCGCTGTCAACGTTCCGTCACTTACCGAAAAAGACGAAGAAGACCTCATCTTCGCCATCGGGCAGGGCGTCGACACCGTCGCCGTCTCCTTCGTCCGCACCGCCGACGACGTGCGCCACGTCAAGAACCGCCTTGCCGCCCTCAAGTCCGACGCCTGGGTCATCGCCAAGCTCGAAAAGCCTCAGGCCATCGAGCATCTTGACAGCATCCTCGAAGTCACCGACGCTATCATGGTCGCGCGTGGCGATCTGGGCGTCGAAGTCCCACCCGAAAAAGTCCCTGCCATCCAGAAGCACATCATTCGCCGTGCCGCCGAGTATCGCAAGCCCGTCATCACTGCCACCCAGATGCTCGAGTCGATGATCGACAACCCGCGCCCCACACGCGCCGAGGCCTCCGACGTCGCAAACGCCATCTACGACGGCACCGACTCCGTCATGCTCTCAGCCGAGTCCGCTGCAGGCAAGTATCCCGTCGAAGCCGTCGCCATGATGGCCAAGATCATTACCGAGACCGAACATCAGATACGCATCGACCCACCGCGCGCCCTGGGCCATCATCCCAGCGTCCGCCTTTCCATCGCCGAAACCATCTGCGAATGTATGTCGCACGCCGCAGACGACCTCGACGTCGCTGCCATTGCCATCTTTACCGAGACGGGCATGACAGCGCGGCTCCTCTCCAAGTACCACCCCGACCCGCCGATCTTCGCCCTCTCGCCCTTCGAGAAGGTCATCAACCGTAGCATGCTGCTCTGGGGCACCTACCCCATCCTCTGCGCGCGCTTTCGCGACACGGACAAGCTCGTCAACATGGCCGAACAGATCCTCGAGACCGAGGGCCACGTTCACCAGCGTCAGATCGTCGGTATCGTCGCCGGCACCCGCACCAAATCCGGCGCCACCAACTTCATGCGTCTCCACATGGTGGGCGATCGCGACACCGAAACCCATAAGACAAAACCGAAGAAGAAAAAAACGAAGTAA
- a CDS encoding YihY/virulence factor BrkB family protein, with protein sequence MRRLFRFPMVFHGALLRAMRHDCLNLAQSTAYSAMVSLFPALIVAAAIASMLPDTTPLRFQLAIFFDRMLPPDVSPLLQSYFVASPQTTRSTHALGLAFIVSLTGASSVLATIMEGLRRANDLPVNCWTFWQRRLRAFLLVPLSGIPFALASILVVFGHFITEWLAGHIAPSARTSVFLLALLIRWSVALTGSIGITALIYHMGTPMQQSWKRTLPGAFVSTAMWFLATLVFGWYVTRFANYSQVYGSLGAGIALLFWLYIISLCVLFGAEFNTEFRTRFFHHPRTHSTPSTPNLLPPG encoded by the coding sequence ATGAGGAGGCTATTTCGCTTTCCCATGGTCTTCCACGGCGCATTGCTGCGCGCTATGCGGCACGACTGCCTCAACCTTGCTCAATCCACCGCCTACTCCGCGATGGTCTCTCTCTTTCCGGCTCTGATCGTCGCTGCCGCCATCGCCAGCATGCTTCCTGATACCACTCCCCTCCGCTTTCAGCTTGCCATCTTCTTCGATCGCATGCTGCCCCCGGACGTTAGCCCGCTGCTGCAAAGCTACTTCGTCGCCTCGCCTCAAACCACCCGGTCCACTCACGCTCTCGGCCTCGCCTTCATCGTCAGCCTTACTGGCGCCTCCAGTGTCCTGGCCACCATCATGGAGGGCCTCCGACGCGCCAACGACCTTCCAGTCAATTGCTGGACATTCTGGCAACGACGCCTCCGCGCCTTCCTCCTCGTCCCTCTGTCGGGGATCCCCTTTGCCCTCGCCAGCATCCTCGTCGTCTTCGGTCACTTCATCACCGAGTGGCTCGCCGGGCACATCGCGCCTTCCGCTCGAACCTCAGTCTTTCTTTTAGCGCTCCTGATTCGCTGGAGCGTCGCTCTCACGGGCAGCATCGGAATCACAGCCCTCATCTATCACATGGGGACCCCCATGCAGCAGTCCTGGAAGCGAACCCTCCCCGGAGCCTTCGTTTCCACCGCTATGTGGTTTCTCGCCACCCTCGTCTTCGGCTGGTATGTCACCCGTTTCGCCAACTACTCCCAGGTCTACGGCTCGTTAGGCGCAGGAATCGCCCTCCTCTTCTGGCTCTACATCATCTCCCTCTGCGTCCTCTTCGGAGCCGAGTTTAATACCGAGTTCCGTACCCGCTTTTTCCACCATCCCCGAACTCATTCCACTCCATCAACGCCAAACCTCCTTCCGCCCGGTTAG
- a CDS encoding 2-oxoglutarate dehydrogenase E1 component, with protein sequence MATKAGTLIPPVATVEQQERETIFDIFRRWGYLQASLDPLGQYLPPEPFPTPAPEGDIAKEARSYYCGTIAAEFMHIANPEQRQWLQERMEQTAPKPDQSQILTQLINADLFEQVIQSRYLGSKRFSLEGLTALIPFLDRILAVSAGCGVTTAMLAMSHRGRLNVMTNTVGRLPSEIFTKFEDVDPRSTMGGGDVKYHVGATGEYHSPNGEVISVHLASNPSHLEAVDPVVLGRTRAKQERIGKGGSDQVLPVIVHGDAAFAGQGILAETLNMATLHGYNVGGTIHIIVNNLLGFTAVPEESNSSRFATDIAKRLPIPIFHVNSEDPDAVVRVAAIAAEYRNRFHSDIVVDLVGYRKHGHSEVDDPTVTQPRRYAIIKDRPALYQLYAKHIGVDPTAEVQKIQQELLEDQKTASKADHKPHLAQLPAYWDSYKGGELDPADDVATGLPAQRINELVTSLTSYPANFHIHPKVKKLFEQRQEMGAGSRLFDYGMAELVAFASLLESGTPVRLTGQDSQRGTFNQRHAVMVDTETEVRYSPLAHLSDKQGKFEVYNSLLSEAAVLGFEYGFSRDFPEALVLWEAQFGDFANGAQIIMDQFIAASEAKWGLLSGLVMLLPHGYEGQGPEHSSARIERYLQLAANDNIQICQPSNAAQYFHLLRRQAMRSWRKPLIVFTPKSMLRHPDASSTLADFAIERFQNVLPDNDVKSPRRLLVCSGKIGHNLRVEREKRKDFSVGIIFVEQLYPWPEAELQAALNQHPEAQEIIWVQEEPANMGAFTYVMPLLRRLAGDRAVLSVKRSASATPATGSAKAHEIEEKTLIDLALGSPE encoded by the coding sequence ATGGCCACGAAGGCAGGGACTCTGATACCACCAGTTGCAACAGTAGAACAACAGGAACGCGAAACAATCTTCGACATCTTTAGACGTTGGGGTTATCTGCAGGCCTCGCTCGATCCTCTCGGACAATATCTCCCCCCCGAGCCCTTCCCAACACCCGCTCCTGAAGGCGACATCGCGAAAGAAGCCCGCAGCTACTATTGCGGCACTATCGCAGCGGAGTTCATGCACATCGCAAACCCCGAGCAGCGTCAGTGGCTACAGGAGCGCATGGAGCAGACTGCACCGAAGCCTGATCAGTCGCAGATACTCACGCAACTCATCAACGCCGACCTCTTTGAGCAGGTCATTCAATCGCGCTACCTCGGCTCCAAGCGATTCTCGCTCGAAGGACTCACAGCGCTCATTCCGTTTCTCGATCGCATCCTCGCAGTCAGCGCAGGCTGCGGCGTCACTACTGCCATGCTCGCAATGAGCCACCGTGGCCGCTTGAATGTAATGACCAACACCGTCGGTCGGTTGCCCTCAGAGATCTTCACCAAGTTTGAAGACGTCGATCCGCGCAGCACCATGGGTGGTGGCGACGTGAAGTATCACGTCGGTGCAACCGGCGAATATCACTCCCCGAACGGCGAAGTCATCTCGGTCCACCTTGCCTCCAATCCCAGCCACCTCGAAGCAGTCGATCCCGTGGTCCTCGGACGCACACGCGCCAAGCAGGAGCGTATCGGTAAAGGCGGCAGCGATCAGGTCCTGCCGGTTATCGTCCACGGCGACGCCGCCTTCGCAGGCCAGGGCATCCTCGCCGAGACGCTGAACATGGCAACGCTGCACGGCTACAACGTCGGCGGCACCATCCACATTATCGTCAACAACCTCCTCGGCTTCACCGCCGTGCCCGAAGAGTCCAACTCTTCACGCTTCGCAACCGACATCGCCAAGCGTCTTCCCATCCCGATCTTTCACGTCAACTCAGAAGATCCCGACGCCGTCGTTCGAGTCGCTGCCATCGCCGCGGAGTACCGCAATCGCTTCCACTCCGACATCGTGGTCGATCTCGTCGGCTACCGCAAACACGGACACAGCGAAGTCGACGATCCCACCGTCACGCAGCCGCGCCGCTACGCCATTATCAAGGATCGCCCAGCGCTCTACCAGCTCTACGCTAAGCACATCGGCGTCGATCCAACCGCCGAAGTGCAGAAGATCCAGCAGGAATTGCTCGAAGATCAGAAGACGGCCAGCAAAGCCGATCACAAACCTCATCTCGCGCAGCTCCCCGCCTACTGGGACAGCTATAAGGGCGGGGAACTCGACCCCGCGGACGACGTCGCAACCGGCCTGCCCGCGCAACGCATCAACGAGCTCGTCACTTCATTGACCTCGTACCCCGCCAACTTCCACATTCATCCCAAGGTGAAGAAGCTCTTCGAGCAGCGCCAGGAGATGGGGGCAGGCTCACGCCTCTTCGACTACGGCATGGCCGAGCTCGTAGCCTTCGCCTCACTCCTCGAATCCGGCACTCCCGTCCGTCTCACCGGCCAGGACTCGCAGCGCGGCACCTTCAACCAGCGCCACGCCGTCATGGTCGACACCGAAACCGAAGTCCGCTACTCGCCACTCGCTCACCTCAGCGACAAGCAAGGAAAGTTCGAGGTCTACAACTCACTGCTCTCGGAAGCTGCAGTCCTTGGCTTTGAGTACGGCTTCTCGCGCGATTTCCCCGAAGCCCTCGTCCTGTGGGAGGCGCAGTTCGGCGACTTTGCCAACGGTGCACAGATCATCATGGATCAGTTCATCGCCGCCAGCGAAGCCAAGTGGGGCCTGCTCTCCGGCCTCGTCATGTTGCTTCCGCACGGATACGAAGGCCAGGGTCCCGAGCACTCCAGCGCGCGCATCGAGCGCTACCTTCAGCTCGCTGCCAACGACAACATCCAGATCTGCCAACCCTCGAACGCCGCGCAGTACTTCCACCTCCTGCGTCGTCAGGCGATGCGTTCGTGGCGCAAACCGCTCATCGTTTTCACGCCGAAGAGCATGCTGCGTCACCCCGACGCATCGTCCACACTCGCGGACTTCGCCATCGAGCGCTTCCAGAACGTTCTTCCCGACAACGACGTAAAGAGCCCACGCCGTCTGCTCGTCTGCAGCGGAAAGATCGGCCATAACCTGCGCGTCGAGCGCGAAAAGCGCAAAGACTTCAGCGTCGGCATCATCTTCGTGGAGCAGCTCTACCCATGGCCCGAGGCCGAGCTGCAGGCAGCGCTCAACCAGCACCCCGAAGCTCAGGAGATCATCTGGGTACAGGAGGAGCCCGCCAACATGGGTGCCTTCACTTACGTCATGCCGTTGCTGCGTCGTCTCGCCGGCGATCGTGCCGTCCTCAGCGTCAAGCGCAGCGCCAGCGCAACTCCCGCAACGGGATCTGCAAAGGCCCACGAGATCGAAGAAAAGACCCTCATCGACCTCGCGTTAGGCTCTCCCGAGTAG
- a CDS encoding UxaA family hydrolase, producing MIPQALMLGISDDVAVALKPVAANQHLSGLHLTTIADIPAGHKLAVHAIESGQPVRKFNQIIGFAKQPIAVGEHVHTHNLVTANFERDYAIGVEARLTEFIPPAESASFHGILRADGRVATRNYVGILTTVNCSATVARRIAAHFTPQILNAYPNVDGVVAITHGTGCGMAEHDEPADLLRRVFAGYATHPNFAAVLLLGLGCETNQIEPLITLTGATGNLRTSTIQEAGGTASAIQAGITSAFEMLDQANLAIRTKLSASNLVVGLQCGGSDAYSGISANPALGAAVDILVRNGGTAILSETPEVYGAEHLLTRRSSRPEVAHRLIDRIHWWEEYTARHRGSIDNNPQPGNKTGGLTTILEKSLGAISKGGTTNLNEVYLYAEPVTEKGLVFMDSPGFDPVSATGQVASGANLICFTTGRGSVFGCKPTPSLKIASNTTLFNRMSDDMDLNCGTIIEGEETVQEAGARIFDEILRVASGQPTRSEIHGFGEEEFQPWLQGATL from the coding sequence TTGATTCCCCAGGCACTCATGCTCGGCATCTCAGACGACGTCGCCGTCGCCCTCAAGCCCGTTGCGGCTAACCAGCACCTCTCCGGCCTTCACCTCACGACGATCGCCGACATCCCCGCAGGACACAAACTCGCCGTCCACGCCATCGAATCTGGTCAACCAGTCCGCAAATTCAACCAGATCATAGGTTTCGCTAAACAGCCGATCGCCGTCGGTGAACATGTTCATACTCACAATCTCGTAACCGCCAACTTCGAACGCGACTACGCCATCGGTGTCGAAGCCCGCCTCACCGAGTTCATCCCGCCCGCCGAAAGTGCGAGCTTCCACGGCATTTTGCGCGCCGACGGTCGTGTCGCCACTCGCAACTACGTCGGCATCCTCACCACAGTTAACTGTTCAGCAACCGTAGCCCGCCGTATCGCCGCACACTTCACACCGCAGATTCTCAACGCCTACCCAAACGTGGACGGAGTCGTCGCGATCACCCACGGCACCGGTTGCGGAATGGCCGAGCACGATGAACCAGCCGACCTGCTCCGCCGCGTCTTCGCTGGCTATGCGACCCACCCCAACTTCGCCGCAGTCCTCCTCCTTGGTCTCGGCTGCGAAACCAATCAGATCGAGCCTCTGATCACCCTCACCGGCGCTACTGGCAACCTCCGCACGAGCACCATTCAAGAGGCTGGAGGCACTGCCAGCGCAATTCAAGCCGGCATTACCAGCGCCTTCGAGATGCTTGATCAGGCAAACCTCGCCATTCGGACAAAACTTTCTGCTTCCAACCTCGTCGTTGGCCTCCAGTGCGGCGGCTCCGACGCCTACTCCGGTATCAGCGCCAACCCGGCTCTCGGCGCAGCCGTAGACATCCTTGTCCGCAACGGGGGCACCGCCATCCTCTCCGAAACACCCGAGGTCTACGGTGCCGAGCACCTGCTCACCCGCCGCTCCTCCCGCCCGGAGGTCGCCCACCGCCTCATCGACCGGATTCACTGGTGGGAGGAGTACACCGCCCGTCACCGGGGATCCATCGACAACAATCCTCAACCCGGGAACAAAACAGGTGGTCTGACAACCATCCTCGAAAAGTCCCTCGGAGCCATCTCCAAAGGCGGCACCACCAACCTCAACGAGGTCTATCTTTACGCCGAACCGGTAACGGAAAAAGGCCTGGTCTTCATGGACTCACCAGGCTTCGATCCGGTCTCGGCGACGGGTCAGGTTGCCAGCGGCGCCAACCTCATCTGCTTCACCACCGGCAGAGGCTCTGTCTTCGGCTGCAAACCCACCCCATCTCTCAAAATCGCCTCAAACACCACCCTTTTCAACCGCATGTCGGACGACATGGACCTCAATTGTGGAACGATTATCGAAGGCGAAGAGACCGTTCAGGAGGCTGGAGCGCGAATATTCGACGAGATTCTCCGCGTCGCCTCCGGCCAACCCACCCGAAGTGAGATCCACGGCTTCGGAGAAGAGGAGTTTCAACCCTGGCTGCAGGGTGCAACCCTCTAA